From Roseburia hominis, the proteins below share one genomic window:
- a CDS encoding metalloregulator ArsR/SmtB family transcription factor: MIIDQFESMGVEVIFLYMPAWEMFFSMHVLAAPEHHQERGRWVFEAEREHQELVEEIRNLRHETDNWNLVIDSDEWKNMRFLDIPETMEHLRQMHIIRWNQMVRCDRGEITVPERDKILSVINRYYQKIYRREEIILFPFLKRMIRAEADKCQNQGIWNWAGGIHERLKIEKDQIVFLKNREYAYPMSKIKTIYATVSTFLSPHLWNYERGGKMELVKSVRVEKKEDAIPADFLRICKALGDEMRLCILREIVHGVGTTKELANELQVSEAAISKHLRLLWQAGMVEKHREGNYVKYELVKESIDFIPYRFYEMML, encoded by the coding sequence ATGATAATAGATCAATTTGAGAGCATGGGAGTGGAGGTGATCTTCCTGTACATGCCGGCATGGGAAATGTTTTTCTCCATGCATGTGCTGGCCGCTCCCGAGCACCACCAGGAGAGGGGGCGCTGGGTATTTGAGGCAGAGCGTGAGCATCAGGAGTTGGTGGAGGAAATACGGAATCTGCGGCATGAGACAGATAACTGGAATCTGGTGATTGATTCTGACGAATGGAAAAACATGCGCTTTTTGGATATACCGGAAACGATGGAGCACCTTAGGCAGATGCATATCATCAGGTGGAATCAGATGGTCCGTTGTGATCGGGGAGAAATAACAGTTCCGGAGCGGGACAAAATATTATCAGTCATCAATCGGTATTATCAGAAGATCTATCGCCGTGAAGAGATTATTTTGTTTCCGTTCCTGAAGCGAATGATTCGGGCGGAGGCGGATAAGTGCCAAAATCAGGGGATTTGGAATTGGGCAGGAGGAATACACGAACGGCTCAAAATAGAAAAAGATCAGATTGTTTTCCTGAAAAACAGAGAATATGCATATCCCATGAGCAAGATTAAAACGATCTACGCCACGGTCAGTACATTTTTAAGCCCGCATCTTTGGAACTATGAGCGGGGAGGAAAAATGGAATTGGTAAAATCGGTGAGGGTAGAGAAAAAGGAGGATGCGATTCCGGCGGATTTCCTGAGGATCTGCAAGGCACTGGGCGATGAGATGAGACTTTGCATTCTGCGGGAAATCGTTCATGGAGTGGGGACAACAAAAGAGCTGGCAAACGAGCTTCAGGTCAGTGAAGCGGCTATTTCCAAACATCTGCGCCTCCTTTGGCAGGCGGGAATGGTGGAAAAACATCGGGAGGGAAACTATGTGAAGTATGAACTGGTAAAGGAAAGTATCGATTTTATTCCTTATCGTTTTTATGAAATGATGTTGTAG